One genomic region from Methanobrevibacter oralis encodes:
- a CDS encoding right-handed parallel beta-helix repeat-containing protein, with the protein MNKILISTLLLIILIFSIGLVSANESINDAIVEDNTDASNLFYPSNTDNTPLDKTGGVVRYVNGSTFEDIQKTINIANDNDTIVLNGTYKSTGHQIVVNKSITITSKNGSSTLDANKKYRVLYILSDNVVLKNLRIINGKVDGVIGSIFEPLERGPGGAIYWKGNNGTIIASSVYDNKFHSAGYGGSGAIYWEGANGTIRDTLFFNNTGYNENVGFVPKYKFLEGVVHGDYIGDLYDNDPSKPARFYRVVVNSKGHLTANNLSINYGTAGNFLVKFSLGDIPFKGDIVKVHIFKKGYDKIFNLTIDDKGLGVLKLPDNLNDGIYNVELSSHDNDYFDNYLTNIHYYSYKYSANAIIKVNKVPAFIHADNFKTIYNSGKYFTVELMDIKNYYFISNVKLALKVNGKTYYATTNKNGKAKFNVSKWKTGNYKAYINILNNYKSPTQKVNIKINKIPTIVKTNKITAKVHRDKKLNIKIINKKTKKAVPFIKIKVKYFTGKKYKTYTLITDEKGQTHLHTCCLKVGTHKVVIKSANQNYAINKNTKIKIKK; encoded by the coding sequence ATGAATAAAATATTAATATCAACATTATTATTAATTATTTTGATATTCAGCATAGGATTAGTATCAGCTAATGAGAGCATTAATGATGCAATAGTAGAAGATAATACGGATGCTTCAAATCTTTTTTATCCATCTAATACGGATAATACTCCTTTGGATAAAACAGGTGGGGTAGTTAGATATGTTAATGGGAGCACTTTTGAAGATATTCAAAAAACAATTAACATAGCAAACGATAATGATACTATTGTTCTTAATGGAACTTATAAAAGTACTGGTCATCAAATAGTTGTTAATAAAAGCATAACAATCACAAGCAAAAATGGGTCCAGTACTTTAGACGCTAATAAAAAATACAGGGTATTATACATACTTTCCGACAATGTAGTACTAAAAAACTTAAGAATAATAAATGGGAAAGTAGATGGGGTTATTGGATCTATCTTTGAACCTTTAGAAAGAGGTCCTGGTGGTGCTATATATTGGAAAGGTAATAATGGAACTATAATCGCTTCATCAGTATATGATAATAAATTTCATAGTGCGGGTTATGGTGGAAGTGGTGCTATTTATTGGGAAGGGGCAAACGGAACTATTCGAGATACACTTTTCTTCAATAACACCGGATATAATGAGAATGTAGGGTTTGTCCCTAAGTATAAGTTTTTAGAGGGTGTTGTTCATGGTGATTATATTGGAGATTTATATGATAATGATCCATCTAAACCTGCTCGATTTTATCGTGTTGTTGTAAACTCTAAAGGACATTTAACTGCTAATAATCTTTCCATAAACTATGGAACAGCAGGTAATTTTCTTGTTAAATTTAGTTTAGGAGATATTCCATTTAAAGGAGACATTGTTAAAGTACACATATTTAAAAAAGGTTATGATAAAATATTTAACCTAACTATTGATGATAAGGGTTTAGGTGTTTTAAAGTTACCTGATAATTTAAATGATGGTATTTACAATGTTGAATTAAGTAGTCATGATAATGACTATTTTGATAATTATCTTACAAATATTCATTATTATAGTTATAAGTATAGTGCTAATGCGATTATTAAAGTTAATAAAGTTCCAGCATTTATCCATGCTGATAATTTTAAAACCATATATAATTCAGGAAAATATTTCACAGTTGAACTTATGGATATAAAAAATTATTATTTCATTAGTAATGTTAAATTAGCATTAAAAGTCAATGGTAAAACATACTATGCAACTACAAATAAAAATGGAAAAGCCAAATTTAATGTATCAAAATGGAAAACAGGAAACTATAAAGCTTATATTAATATTTTAAACAATTATAAATCACCAACCCAAAAGGTCAATATTAAAATCAATAAAATCCCCACAATTGTAAAAACAAATAAAATCACAGCTAAAGTCCACAGGGACAAAAAATTAAACATCAAAATCATCAACAAAAAAACCAAAAAAGCAGTACCTTTTATTAAAATCAAAGTAAAATACTTTACAGGAAAAAAATACAAAACATACACACTAATAACCGACGAAAAGGGACAAACTCACTTACACACATGTTGTTTAAAAGTCGGAACACACAAAGTAGTTATAAAATCAGCAAACCAAAATTACGCAATAAACAAAAACACTAAAATTAAAATCAAAAAATAA
- a CDS encoding zinc-binding dehydrogenase produces the protein MINIVYRLKSPKFFEEAIDEIDLDGVIVRPLYLSICQADQRYYQGTRPSDILEKKLPMALIHEGVGEVVFDSTNSFKPKDKVVMIPNTPSDDNGYRANYSPKSMFRGSGFDGFTSDLIKLTPDRIVKLPDNFDLKVSAFIELISVAYQGIDKFSKIAITKKERLGIWGDGNLGYITALFLKIIYPKSKIIVFGKHLENLNLFSFADEIYRIHDVDDVWIDHGFECVGSSASQSAISQIIDIINPQGTINLFGVSEYPVPINTRMLLEKGLTLQGNSRSEREDFIGVVDILKKHPELFISLNKLITNICNISSIEDLKVAFEKDYISPFGKTILKWKK, from the coding sequence ATGATTAATATTGTTTATAGGTTGAAATCTCCAAAATTTTTTGAAGAAGCTATTGATGAAATTGATTTAGATGGAGTAATTGTAAGACCACTTTATTTATCCATTTGTCAGGCAGATCAAAGGTATTATCAAGGAACAAGACCTTCTGATATACTTGAAAAAAAGCTTCCAATGGCATTAATTCATGAAGGTGTTGGTGAAGTTGTATTTGACTCTACAAATTCATTTAAACCTAAAGACAAAGTTGTAATGATTCCTAATACTCCTAGTGATGATAATGGGTATAGAGCTAATTATTCACCTAAATCTATGTTTAGAGGTAGCGGATTTGATGGTTTTACAAGTGATTTAATCAAATTAACTCCTGATAGAATTGTAAAACTTCCAGATAACTTTGATTTGAAAGTTTCTGCTTTTATTGAACTTATAAGTGTGGCTTATCAAGGAATTGATAAATTTTCAAAAATAGCTATTACAAAAAAAGAACGTTTAGGTATTTGGGGAGATGGAAACTTAGGTTATATTACAGCACTATTTTTAAAAATAATCTATCCAAAATCTAAAATAATCGTATTTGGAAAGCATTTAGAGAATTTAAACTTATTTTCCTTTGCTGATGAAATTTATCGGATTCATGATGTTGATGATGTTTGGATAGATCATGGATTTGAATGTGTTGGTTCAAGCGCTTCACAATCAGCAATTAGCCAAATAATTGATATAATAAATCCTCAAGGAACAATTAACTTATTTGGAGTTAGTGAATATCCAGTACCTATAAATACTCGCATGCTTTTAGAAAAAGGACTAACACTTCAAGGAAATAGTAGGAGTGAAAGGGAAGATTTTATAGGTGTTGTAGATATTTTAAAAAAGCACCCTGAACTATTTATTTCATTAAACAAATTAATAACTAATATTTGTAATATATCCTCAATAGAAGATTTAAAAGTCGCTTTTGAAAAAGATTATATTAGCCCATTTGGAAAAACTATTTTAAAATGGAAAAAATAG
- a CDS encoding IspD/TarI family cytidylyltransferase, whose protein sequence is MIFAAILAGGVGSRMGGTDTPKQFLNLGDKPVIIHTVEKFVINSSIDKIIILTPQNYINHTVNLIEEYIADYSDIVVIEGGDTRNDTLVRSINHIFDNYDVDSESIILTHDSVRPFVTHRIIEDNIKAAKKFGACDTVVSATDTIVKSFNGEIIDNIPIRDYYYQGQTPQSFKIEKLLKLINNLTDDEKEILTDACKIFTLQNEDVHLVEGEVTNIKITYPYDLKLANTILKE, encoded by the coding sequence ATGATTTTTGCAGCTATTTTAGCTGGAGGAGTAGGTTCTAGAATGGGAGGAACAGACACTCCTAAACAATTTTTAAACTTAGGTGACAAGCCAGTTATCATTCACACTGTTGAAAAATTTGTTATAAATTCGAGCATTGATAAAATTATTATTTTAACACCTCAAAACTATATAAATCACACTGTAAATTTAATTGAAGAATATATTGCAGATTATAGTGATATTGTAGTTATTGAAGGTGGAGATACAAGAAATGATACCTTAGTTAGAAGTATTAATCATATTTTTGATAATTATGATGTTGACTCTGAATCAATAATTTTAACCCATGATTCTGTTCGTCCTTTTGTAACTCATAGAATTATTGAAGATAATATTAAAGCTGCAAAAAAGTTCGGTGCATGTGATACAGTAGTTTCCGCTACTGATACAATTGTTAAAAGTTTTAATGGTGAGATAATTGATAATATTCCTATAAGAGATTATTACTATCAAGGCCAAACCCCACAAAGTTTTAAAATAGAAAAATTACTTAAATTAATTAATAATTTAACTGATGATGAAAAAGAAATTTTAACAGACGCTTGTAAAATATTCACACTTCAAAATGAAGATGTACATTTAGTTGAAGGAGAAGTTACAAATATTAAAATAACTTATCCTTATGATTTGAAATTAGCTAATACAATCCTAAAGGAATAA
- a CDS encoding class I SAM-dependent methyltransferase, protein MAKTQNGHRAHGFSSESFLDSHEFLDILNFKGDEVFMDTGCGDGHVAITVLNEYLNSGTVYAVDIYDASIEDMENYKLKNNIKNLINICADIPKGINGVEDSSIDIVLMVNVFHGFKASRQIDEAINEFSRITKTGGRVAVMDYKKWEVPKGPKFQMRSSPDELEEAFNHHNFKKVYLNEEIGEDISEGKSHFLIIFEKVN, encoded by the coding sequence ATGGCAAAAACTCAAAATGGACATAGGGCTCATGGTTTTTCAAGTGAAAGCTTTTTGGATTCTCATGAATTTTTAGATATATTAAACTTTAAAGGTGATGAAGTTTTCATGGATACTGGATGTGGTGATGGTCATGTTGCTATAACAGTTTTAAATGAATATCTTAATTCAGGAACTGTTTATGCAGTTGATATTTACGATGCATCTATTGAGGATATGGAAAATTACAAACTAAAAAATAACATTAAAAATCTTATTAATATCTGCGCTGATATTCCAAAAGGTATTAATGGTGTTGAAGATTCATCAATAGACATTGTACTTATGGTAAATGTTTTCCATGGTTTTAAAGCTTCAAGACAAATTGATGAAGCAATTAATGAATTTTCAAGAATAACAAAAACTGGGGGTAGGGTAGCTGTAATGGATTATAAAAAATGGGAAGTTCCAAAAGGACCAAAATTCCAAATGAGAAGCTCACCAGATGAACTTGAGGAAGCATTTAATCATCATAACTTTAAAAAAGTTTATCTAAATGAAGAAATTGGTGAAGATATTTCTGAAGGCAAATCACATTTTTTAATAATCTTTGAAAAGGTGAATTAA